A stretch of Lathyrus oleraceus cultivar Zhongwan6 chromosome 6, CAAS_Psat_ZW6_1.0, whole genome shotgun sequence DNA encodes these proteins:
- the LOC127097823 gene encoding vacuolar protein sorting-associated protein 51 homolog gives MGADEVHLDDKSKRMRDLLSSFYSPDPSISSNSTGITSPKHTSIDDINSSEFDPDQYMNILVYKSNLEGLLQRHVEMAAEIKNLDTDLQMLVYENYNKFISATDTIKRMKSNISGMETNMEQLLDKIMSVQSRSDNVNTSLFDKREHIEKLHRTCNLLRKVQFIYDLPDRLAKCIKSEAYADAVRFYIGATPIFKAYGDSSFQDCKQASEEAIANVIRNLQGKLFSDSESIQVRAEAAVLLKQLDFPVNNLKAKLLEKLEQSITDIQLSPEEINNALGDSSPSASAQKATTHEFMEAVRALLVIFPDSEKQLIKLAQDLVTKNFVIAKEYVKTRIHPADLLGVLRVVWNDVLLIDEVLPEATLSNHSLQAASAVVTVYVRSAFSHLLQDISDSFLQVLKKDGAEQYSLEAVLDASTKSVLQGGMNVLLDFRKILDDDSGILVRLRELFVDLVQEGFQDFFRQLEDQFLLFSGRNNSSAIQVHGLAEGAIVEKAFPGLVLVLAQLSAFIEQTVIPKITEEIAASFSGGSVRGYDSRPAFVPGEICRKFRSAGEKFLHLYINMRTQRISLILKKRFTTPNWVKHKEPREVHMFVDFFLQELEAIVNEVKQILPQGTRKHRRTDSNGSSVSSRSNPLREEKLGRSNTQRARSQLLETHLAKLFKQKVEIFTKIEYTQESVVTAIVKLCLKSLQEFVRLHTFNRSGFQQVQLDILFLRTPFREIVEDEAAVDFLLDEVIVATAERCLDPIPLEPPILDKLIQAKLTKTKEQSTIISS, from the exons ATGGGTGCAGATGAAGTTCACCTTGACGATAAATCAAAGAGAATGCGAGATCTGTTATCCAGTTTCTACTCTCCAGACCCTTCCATCTCTTCTAACTCCACTGGCATCACTTCCCCCAAACACACCTCTATCGATGACATCAACTCCTCTGAATTCGATCCCGATCAATACATGAACATACTC GTATATAAGTCCAATTTGGAAGGGTTACTTCAGCGACATGTTGAAATGGCTGCTGAAATTAAGAATCTTGATACTGATTTGCAAATGCTTGTTTACGAGAATTATAACAAGTTCATTAGCGCTACAGATACTATAAAGAG GATGAAGAGTAACATTTCAGGGATGGAGACTAATATGGAACAGCTTCTTGACAAG ATAATGTCTGTGCAGTCAAGGAGTGACAATGTGAACACTTCATTATTTGACAAAAGGGAGCATATTGAAAAACTTCATAGGACTTGCAATCTTCTTCGGAAAGTTCAG TTTATATATGATCTTCCTGATAGACTTGCCAAGTGCATCAAGTCAGAGGCGTATGCAGATGCAGTTAGGTTTTACATTGGAGCAACACCGATTTTTAAG GCATATGGAGATTCGTCGTTTCAGGACTGTAAGCAAGCATCTGAAGAAGCAATAGCTAATGTAATAAGAAACTTGCAG GGGAAGCTATTTTCAGATTCTGAATCCATACAAGTGAGAGCCGAGGCTGCAGTGCTCCTTAAGCAGTTGGATTTTCCG GTGAACAATTTGAAGGCAAAGTTACTTGAGAAATTAGAACAATCCATTACAGACATTCAGCTGAGCCCCGAGGAAATAAACAATGCTTTGGGAGACTCTTCTCCTTCAGCATCTGCTCAGAAG GCAACAACTCATGAATTTATGGAGGCAGTTCGTGCTCTTTTAGTAATATTTCCGGATTCAGAAAAGCAGTTGATCAAACTCGCTCAAGATTTGGTTACGAA AAATTTTGTAATTGCAAAGGAATACGTGAAGACACGGATTCACCCAGCAGATCTACTCGGGGTTCTTC GAGTTGTTTGGAATGATGTACTTCTGATAGATGAAGTCTTGCCAGAAGCAACTCTCTCTAACCATTCTCTTCAG GCTGCAAGTGCTGTTGTTACGGTGTATGTTAGAAGTGCATTTTCTCATCTCCTGCAAGACATCTCAG ATTCCTTCTTACAAGTCCTGAAAAAGGATGGAGCAGAGCAGTACTCTCTTGAAGCTGTTCTTGATGCTAGTACAAAATCAGTTCTGCAAGGAGGCATGAACGTCTTGCTG GACTTCCGCAAAATTTTAGATGATGACTCTGGGATCTTAGTTAGGCTAAGAGAGTTATTTGTTGATTTGGTTCAAGAAGGATTTCAAGACTTTTTTAGGCAACTTGAAGATCAGTTCCTCCTATTTTCGGGAAGAAATAATTCTTCAGCTATTCAAGTTCATGGATTGGCAGAGGGAGCTATCGTTGAAAAAGCTTTTCCTGGCCTTGTCCTAGTCCTGGCACAGTTGTCCGCTTTTATTGAACAAACTGTCATCCCCAAAATCACTGAG GAAATAGCTGCTTCCTTTTCTGGTGGTAGTGTTAGAGGCTATGACTCTAGACCTGCATTTGTTCCTGGAGAAATCTGTAGAAAATTCCGCTCAGCTGGTGAAAAATTCCTGCACCTG TACATAAATATGAGAACTCAAAGGATTTCACTTATCCTGAAGAAGAGGTTTACAACGCCTAATTGGGTTAAG CATAAGGAGCCAAGAGAAGTGCACatgtttgttgatttttttctTCAAGAG CTTGAAGCTATAGTTAATGAAGTGAAGCAGATTTTGCCTCAAGGTACACGTAAGCACCGCAGGACTGATAGTAATGGGAGTAGTGTTTCTTCAAGGAGTAACCCCTTGCGGGAGGAGAAATTGGGCAGGTCAAATACTCAAAGGGCAAGGAGCCAGCTTCTGGAAACACATCTAGCAAAACTGTTTAAGCAAAAAGTTGaaattttcacaaaaatagaATATACACAG GAGTCTGTTGTTACCGCTATAGTGAAACTCTGCCTGAAAAGTTTACAAGAATTTGTCCGTCTCCACACTTTTAACAGGAGTGGATTCCAACAAGTTCAACTGGATATCCTGTTCCTGAGGACCCCTTTTAGGGAAATAGTTGAAGATGAAGCTGCAGTCGACTTCTTGCTTGATGAG GTGATTGTTGCTACTGCTGAGCGGTGTCTCGATCCAATTCCATTGGAGCCTCCCATTCTGGACAAACTTATACAAGCAAAGTTGACTAAAACCAAGGAACAGAGCACAATAATCTCTTCATGA